The following proteins are encoded in a genomic region of Bacillus sp. FJAT-22090:
- a CDS encoding YybS family protein, producing MQKNQTSYLTYGAMIIALFAILLAMSVYVPFLTLITSLIAPLPIAWFSAKFERKYAVYVTLIGIVISIIIGGILGLIFAVTAAPLGLIIGDSIRTNKSKLYIFMFSGIFVLLMSAIQYIISILFLNINVVEQFFEAFKIYYDQVEKIMASVGQLPKDYDERVADALLAFKMMMPSYFIATMFIVAFIYLTINLSLLKKLKVKVPKFPKFMHFKLPKAVLWYYLIVSILTLIISYEIGSFGYMATVNAMFILRALLFLQGVSLIHYYFHLQGYPRWTAILGTFLAIPLFTFTIILGVFDLGFNLRSYLQGRHKK from the coding sequence ATGCAAAAAAATCAGACAAGCTATTTAACATATGGAGCAATGATTATTGCACTATTTGCTATCCTTTTAGCAATGTCCGTGTATGTTCCTTTTCTAACATTGATCACTTCATTAATTGCGCCCTTACCAATTGCTTGGTTTAGCGCTAAGTTTGAAAGAAAATATGCAGTATATGTAACGTTAATTGGAATAGTTATCTCCATTATTATCGGTGGTATTTTAGGTTTAATATTTGCGGTAACTGCGGCACCACTAGGGTTGATCATCGGAGATTCTATTAGGACTAATAAATCAAAACTATATATATTCATGTTTTCGGGAATTTTTGTATTGCTCATGTCTGCGATACAATACATAATATCTATTTTATTTCTAAATATTAATGTTGTTGAGCAATTTTTTGAAGCCTTTAAAATATACTACGACCAAGTAGAAAAAATAATGGCTTCTGTTGGACAGTTACCAAAGGACTATGATGAACGGGTAGCAGATGCATTATTAGCATTCAAAATGATGATGCCGTCTTATTTTATTGCAACAATGTTTATCGTTGCGTTCATCTATTTGACCATTAACTTATCTTTATTAAAGAAGCTGAAAGTAAAAGTACCTAAGTTTCCAAAGTTTATGCATTTTAAACTACCTAAAGCGGTGTTATGGTATTATTTAATCGTATCTATTTTAACCTTGATCATTTCTTATGAGATTGGATCATTTGGGTATATGGCAACGGTTAACGCTATGTTTATTTTGCGAGCTCTTTTGTTTTTACAAGGGGTTTCATTGATTCACTATTATTTTCATTTACAAGGCTATCCAAGGTGGACGGCAATTCTTGGAACATTTTTAGCCATACCGTTATTTACGTTTACCATTATACTAGGTGTTTTTGACTTAGGATTTAATTTGAGAAGTTATTTACAAGGCAGGCACAAAAAATAA
- a CDS encoding DHH family phosphoesterase, which translates to MLLGGVASYLLLSNNLIVGLLFALLVIGVSIYGWILEKRVYEETERHIETLSYRMKKVGEEALLEMPIGILLINDQYIIEWANPYMTQKLPFDTIIGEELLSISKDFQQLIKQEDSKEITISLDNNDYKVFYKAEEKLLYFFDITEQVEIESLYYGDRTVIAVLYIDNYDEIAQGMDDQTRGQLNSIVTSCVNDWGAKYGIYVKRISSDRFLAVFNESILVELEKNKFSILDDIRETTSKFGFSLTLSVGVGAGSTSLVELGELSQSSLDLVLGRGGDQVAIKQPNGKVKFYGGKTNPVEKRTRVRARVISHALRDLIQDSDQVFVMGHRLPDMDAIGAAVGVRKMAQMNKVEGYVVIDFNELDKSVLRLMDEIKGKPELFERFISPEEAINRMTDKTLLVVVDTHKPSLVIDEKLLNRAEKRVVIDHHRRGEEFISNTLLVYMEPYASSTAELVTELIEYQPKNEKITMLEATSMLAGIIVDTKSFTLRTGARTFEAASYLRTQGADTVLVQRLLKEDIDTYIERSKIVQTVEFFKPGVAIAHGAENASYSQVLLAQTADILLTMNNISASFVVGYRSDSIIGISARSLGDVNVQLIMERLSGGGHLTNAACQLENATIDEAINMLKTAIEETLEGGTGE; encoded by the coding sequence ATGCTTCTCGGAGGGGTTGCATCTTATTTACTCCTGTCTAACAATTTAATCGTTGGGTTATTATTCGCTTTATTAGTTATTGGAGTATCTATATATGGATGGATTTTAGAAAAGCGGGTTTACGAAGAAACGGAAAGACATATCGAAACCCTATCTTATCGCATGAAAAAAGTCGGAGAAGAAGCATTGCTCGAAATGCCAATCGGTATATTATTGATAAATGATCAATATATCATTGAATGGGCAAATCCCTATATGACTCAAAAGCTTCCGTTCGATACGATTATTGGTGAAGAGCTTCTGTCTATATCAAAAGACTTTCAACAGCTTATTAAGCAAGAGGATTCGAAAGAGATTACGATTTCCTTAGATAACAATGATTATAAAGTATTTTATAAGGCGGAAGAAAAATTACTATACTTCTTTGATATAACAGAACAAGTAGAAATTGAATCGTTGTATTACGGAGATAGAACGGTTATTGCTGTTCTCTACATCGATAATTACGATGAAATCGCACAAGGTATGGACGATCAAACAAGAGGACAGTTAAATAGTATTGTTACTTCTTGTGTAAATGACTGGGGAGCTAAGTACGGTATATACGTAAAAAGAATTTCCTCTGATCGCTTCTTAGCTGTATTCAATGAATCAATTCTCGTAGAGCTAGAAAAAAATAAATTCTCTATATTAGATGATATACGAGAAACAACTTCTAAATTTGGCTTCTCCTTAACGTTAAGTGTAGGGGTAGGTGCGGGATCTACTTCGTTAGTCGAACTGGGAGAACTATCACAATCGAGCTTGGATCTAGTACTTGGAAGAGGAGGAGATCAAGTAGCGATAAAACAGCCAAATGGAAAAGTAAAATTTTATGGTGGAAAAACAAACCCCGTAGAAAAAAGGACACGTGTAAGAGCGCGAGTGATTTCACATGCTCTTCGTGATTTAATCCAGGATAGTGATCAAGTGTTTGTTATGGGCCACAGGTTGCCGGATATGGATGCCATTGGAGCAGCAGTAGGGGTTAGAAAAATGGCTCAAATGAATAAGGTCGAAGGTTATGTAGTAATCGATTTTAATGAATTAGACAAAAGTGTTCTCCGATTAATGGATGAAATTAAAGGAAAACCGGAGCTTTTTGAGCGTTTTATTAGTCCAGAAGAAGCTATTAATAGAATGACCGATAAAACTTTATTAGTAGTAGTGGATACACATAAACCTAGTCTTGTTATAGATGAAAAATTATTAAATAGAGCAGAAAAGAGAGTTGTTATTGATCACCATCGAAGAGGTGAGGAGTTCATTTCCAATACTTTACTTGTGTATATGGAACCATATGCATCCTCGACGGCAGAACTGGTAACAGAGTTAATAGAATACCAACCGAAGAATGAAAAAATAACAATGCTTGAAGCTACCTCTATGCTTGCAGGAATAATTGTAGACACTAAGAGTTTCACGCTTCGTACAGGTGCTAGAACCTTTGAAGCAGCGTCTTATCTTCGAACACAAGGTGCAGATACTGTTTTAGTACAAAGGTTGTTAAAAGAAGATATAGATACGTATATTGAACGTTCTAAAATTGTTCAAACAGTAGAATTTTTTAAGCCAGGTGTTGCTATTGCGCATGGCGCAGAAAATGCTTCCTATAGCCAAGTATTACTAGCACAAACTGCAGATATTCTATTAACAATGAATAATATATCAGCTTCGTTTGTAGTTGGTTATAGAAGTGATTCAATTATTGGAATTAGTGCAAGATCTCTAGGCGACGTAAATGTACAGTTAATAATGGAAAGATTAAGCGGTGGTGGTCATTTAACCAATGCTGCGTGCCAACTAGAAAATGCGACAATTGATGAAGCTATTAATATGCTAAAAACAGCAATTGAAGAGACATTAGAAGGAGGAACAGGGGAATGA